The genomic stretch AagtggtgacacacacacacacacagtaggcaGTACCACTACAGTGCACgtttcctgtctgtcttcagATGAATGCAGGCAGACGACAGACTCTTGCCAGCCAGGAGGAGGGTGGGtgatgtgtgtggctgtgaccctCTGTTGACTGAGAGCCTAACCTGTGAGAGGAGGCAGGAAAACATGACACCGCCGTtccagagaggaaaggagggacggagagagaaagagggaggagagaagtaCATTTTTGAACATACTACAAAGAAAAATGTGCTTGATTCCTGAAACAAAGGACACTTTCATTACtactttttttccatctctcctacatcctctccttccttcctttgtcTGTCATTTATCAATTAttgaatgtttacattttaatcaaaagcaCACCCCACAGGAGCTCTGTCTGCAGTGCATGTGATGAATGGCACAGTTTGTTTTCTCATAGGGAGCACAAAATTGGAGGCTTTTGATTTATAGTTGGATGATGATGTGTACTGTAAATGGAATCCCTCACAGGCTGCCCTCTTCAGGACGTGACATTTCATGACTTCCTAGTTTTTGTTCCACCGTTCTAGATAGGCATCCATTAAGAATTCTAGTGTATAACAAAGAATATTTAAGTTGCCTTACTGTACACAAATATGATATAAAATCACCAGTTCCCTGTTGAAGTCAATGGGCCTGTCTACAGTAAGATTAAAGAGTTATGGGATCTATAAGTGATGTAAGCAGGTAAACCGGCAGCATTAACCTCCTTAATGAAAGTCATTTCCACGCTGCGTGATAAGGTCACCACGGCATGTTTAAATATCACTCGTGGGTTAAATGAAATATTCAAAAAAACTATCGTGCGGGACGCCGCAGTGCTGAGCTAACCCCCGCAGAGGACATGGGGCTCGGGGCTCTTATCTGATCAAATGTGGGGGGGGAAACATGCGCTGAATGGAAAgtaccccccctccctctgtctgcatccaTGCAGGGCAGCTGTGGTGACACCTACCTCTGAACGCTGGACCATCTCTAGCCCAGTCTGCTGCAGGGATGCGAAGCGACAGCGGAGCAACAGTGCAGCTCAAAACATCACTTTTTGTCCGGACGACGACGCACCGGGGACACCTGCCACCCGaaaccaaaaaccaaaaaaaaaaaaaaaaaaatggaaccaACACAACGAGACGTGACTTGCACCGACAGAGTGCAATGCGAAATCCCGTGCGTGTTTGTTTCTGGAGGACAAAGGCAACCCACAGGAAAGGAGAGAGCTTTAGTGGGACAACTGCTCGGCACGTTGCACTGATGAGCGACTGACCTCCACATCGCCGCCTGAACAATAATGCGCTGGCCACCACCGCGCGTTTGGAGAGGCACGTTTCATAAGACTGACCGGCTGATCCGCTGTAGCTGTGAGGCTGAGGTGTCCCTGTCGGCGGCTTTTACGCATGTTAAATAAAGAAAAGTTGCCTAATGCGTCTCCAcagttaaaatacatttcatgttAAAGGCTTTATAGGGACATCATATTTTTGAAAtgtcacagacagagagaatcAAAAGTTTAAAGTCAGGACACACAGGTTATAAGAATGAGATGTGACAGTGTCCTATACATTTTACGCACTTGGATTAAAtaatcaaaaaataaataaatatgtctgAATGGGGTATTTTCCCCCTCTTAACTGGCCTCCATGAAGCCAGAGGTCATCTTTAGAGCAGCGACCCCTGCAGTTCACTTTGAGATGCTATGTCTGGAAGGCAGTTTGTGGAGAAGCTGGTTCAGCCTGGCGTCTCTTTATAGCCTGCTGCCTCATAATAGCCTGTAAAATAGTAATTATACAGGGAGAACAATATATGCTAAACGCTCATTCAGGGACCACTTGTGTATCTTACTGCGTTTTATGGTATTTTCCCTACATTGTTATTAGTACACTGTTCTTTATGTTACATTTTGACTTCATCAATATCAATAATTTCGATAAAAGTGATGACGATGAACTTTTATATTTGGTATTTTTTGCTTTAATACTGAGTCATGAATGACTCCAACAGTTACTATCGTCATCCTTTTGATCAAGGTACTTAGTATTCAACCTATTTGAATCATAGGTTTCCTGGCAAACTACTTTAATGTGAAGCACAGTAAAACATGATAGAGAGTATGATTCATTTGTTTCCTAGACAAccaacatttaaaatgagaaGAAATTCCCAGAATATGTGCTGCAGTGCTGGATTCTACTCAGCGTTTTGGTGCATATTCCTATAGTCCAGTCATATATTAACTTCTGAAGCTATTAACTGTAAACTACACCCATTCATTATGAGGCCTGCATGGTCACCTGTGTCCCCTTTTTGTAATTGAGCAGGCCAAGGTCAAACAGCTGAGCGGTgggagtggggtgggggggggggggtgatgagcAATATGCTTACAGTGCACACTGtacattttcttcctttttatgCCTTTGTCATGCCAAGACACACTCAGTGTGGGTCATCCATCTTCATgcagagggggggagggggggcagaccTCCAACTCTTCACTCTTCAGTGAAAGGTGAGTATCACTCAAACCCAGGCCAATCCTTATTGGGCAGTTGGCAGCATTAGGAAGTGTGCTTTTTTGATGCAGTGAGCGATGGCCGTGTCATATCACACCCAGACAGAGACGGAGTAATCACGCATGAGGATGCAGTATGTGGCAGTGCTGTCCTGGTTTGTCCAGAAAGAGAATCCGTCATAATTAAGTCCTGATTTTATTACATCTAGATTTACATTAAGGACGGATACAGTTTTCTTTTTGAAAGCACTGAGGGAGGTGTGGAGACTATGGGACTGTGGATTTTGCCCCATCTagtggaagaaaagaaaatgacagtTTAACAGCAGCCAGACACAGTTATATAGAGATGTATGTAAATAGTATTAGTTATCAATACTTCAATCTTAATATCAGTTTTTTAACATCTGGTGTTTAATTTTGGTAAACACTTATTGAATTGTTTGTTGAAAGTATTTTATATCTGAGGACAATTGTCTAACAAAAATCaaacaagtattttttttttaaattctgttttgTGTCTTAATTTGTGCACAAAATTTGAGGTCCATTATCCGTCTTCACTGTCTTCCACTGCTACACATGCTGTGTATCTTCCTGTGCTGCCCTCAGACCAAACCAATCTCACACAAAGGCTCATCGAATCATCTGACCTCTGCAGTTGCATGATTATTTTGGAGTAAACAAAAGGGTGTGTTAAAATCCGTCCCCATGCATACGTGGCTGCATTGTAGAGAAAAAAAGGCTCCTGGTTAGTTGCAGTACAATAGGTGACCCTGAATCATGGCGATATTGAACCACTTGTTGCTTGCTGTTGTGGTTTTGGTCCTGCCGGTGATGAGCTACCCTTTCTACCCACCGACATGCTACACCAAGGTGCTGCACATGGCACAAGAGCTCACCCAGTGGGCAGCAGATCTGAAGAGGGACCCTGAAACCGTAAGTCAGGAGCTGTGTTACAGTTTTATTTATCAATCCTTATCATATATTCTGTTCAAATTTGACAGCGCATTTATGGTAAAAGACAATTCACATTTTATCCAGAGTTACTGCATGGCACACCTGCCTGATCTCCACCTTGATGTCCATGTGAGTATGTTTTTAAATCCTCATAACAAAACTTAAAAAGTACTCTgatttaatttaacattgaataCAAGCTGAGTTGGTGTTGTTTGTACTTCAGACCTCAGCTGCTGTAAatcacacacagggacactaATTGTCACTCCTGACAGAATTCCTGTGTGATGCACAAAATGAGCACTTACGTCTCCCTGGTGGAAGGCCTGCGAGATCGCCGCTGTGCTTACACCAGAGAAGTGAGAAAGCTGGGCGTCACTCTGAGACAGCTCTACTACATCATGTCGCAGAAATGTCACGGGGTAAGACAAGAAAAACGTCCAAATACACAGCAGAAATGATAACAATAAACTTTCTTTCTCAGAAATGAAACAAGCACTCCCAACAGACTCCCATATATGAGCCACCTGGGCAGCCTGAcgtgaaataataataattaaaaacaagctGACAGCAGTTTAATGGGTCACTCAGTGGGTGATTTTGCAGGATTAAGCAGGTTTGTGATGCagattatggaaaaaaaaatgctgtgcTCTGTGGACGTGTGATCCTGCTCACCTGATGTGTGAAGTCAGACACATCGGGGGCAGTGGTGTGTCGACGAAGGGTTAGAGTTCAGAAAATTTAGGTTAATTTAATGgcctgtacatgtgtgtatgtacagcTGGTCAATGGATTCACTCTCATGTGACTTCTGGTGTCTCATTTTTACAGGACTTGGCGTTCACAGTGTTTGACTGTTCCTTGCTGGAGCGCTAACAAATGACAGTGTTACTTACTG from Parambassis ranga chromosome 14, fParRan2.1, whole genome shotgun sequence encodes the following:
- the cytl1 gene encoding cytokine-like protein 1 → MAILNHLLLAVVVLVLPVMSYPFYPPTCYTKVLHMAQELTQWAADLKRDPETSYCMAHLPDLHLDVHNSCVMHKMSTYVSLVEGLRDRRCAYTREVRKLGVTLRQLYYIMSQKCHGDLAFTVFDCSLLER